One Hippoglossus stenolepis isolate QCI-W04-F060 chromosome 6, HSTE1.2, whole genome shotgun sequence genomic window, atctgggccacaagtaagacTTAGCAATACCGCTAACCCTATGTAAACCAAGAATGAACCACATAAACTAGAACTGGCCCAAATCTGGGCCACTCTTATTTAGTCTTGGCCAGATTTGGTCCACAGTCCATATTCTTAACCGGCCCACATACCgtgtggaatgatggcactcCTGCCAGATCTAagccacaagtaagccatatCAATGCTGCATGTCAATACAAATTTTTACCAAATAGGCAGCGGAAATCAGCCACATTTTTAAGCTATACCTTTGAAATATTGGCATGTGATAACCTTAAACAATATTCAGGATTTTTGTCTATTGTTTTTAAGAACTGTCATTCCCTACCTTGATGGCCGTGTGTCTTGCCACCTTGTCAAAGTTATAAAACAACATCTCGTCTGGAGGCTGAAGTCAAATAGCGGGATAAGCTTGTCCTGGACTTCTCCACTGTCATTACTGCTGAGGCTAAACAACTTGCTGTCATGCGGGCCTACTATGAAAGGGATTTGACCAGCACGGCATGCTCCCCTGACTGTTCAGCTCCAGTACCGGTGGATAACGACACCACAATTCCATGGTCCTGCGCCGTAACCAATGGAGCTCCGGGGGCTGCCCTTGGTCAGGCTAAGGATCCATATATAGTCTTGGGAGCTAAAACCAAGGCCTCAGCCAGCTCAACCCTGCATTTTGAGCCCACTGAAGGTTGGTCTGTAGTGGGCAGGGGTAAGCACACTAGCAGGCTGGTTTGTGGAAACGATCCCGGCTGCATGTCCAGCTCACGCCCTGGCAAAGACGCTCCTGGCTGCAGGTTTATAAATGAGGGTTAGTTGTTGTCACTGGCCACTGGTGTCATGTCGAGGTCTGCCTGCCTAAGACAGAAAAACTTTATGGATATCAGGTAAATGGTTCATTAGTACCCTCCCTATTTTTCAAACTCAAACCTCAAACCATtcaccctttaaaaaaaagcttgcCCTGACACCAGCCAGATTTAACACATGGAGGTTTAAGGCCCCTAAACACCCTGTCAGATCAGTGTCAAAAGCTGCATGGACCTGCAACACATGTGGCACTACATATACCGTAAGTAAGAAATAACTTACGATTTTATCTGATTCATTCATGGTTAATTTGTGCAAATCTTATTAGATTATTTTGTTCAGGTCATTCTGCTTTATTTGATATTGACAgtgtagggttagggttaaccttAATCTGGACTCACATCCAGATTAGTGTAGAGAGACACGAATGGAAATTCCTTCAGGTCCAAATTCGGTGGCTCATCTCATTCAGATTCAGAGTTTTATGTGATCCGATCTTAAGTGGACAGCTCtcagtacaggtgtgaacgcactcagatcGGACATAGATCCGGAGCGTTCACACCTGAGCTGTCCACTTATCGCATATCAATACAGGCCAAttttgaagaagaggaagaaccaTAGGAGCGAAATACTGTTCTCAGTCAACatgtataaaaacagaaagagtcACACAAGGACAGTGTGCACTCACTCAAGACACAAATAATAATTGATAATAGAAAAACGGTCAAATCAGATGATAAGAAGGTACTTCTATGGTAATCAACCCTAAGACAGAAAGTGCACGTTGGTTGGTTCAGTCCTGTGATGCTGGCAGGCGAAGAGGGGGGCTTGATCTGGAGTGTGTTTAGAGCTCCGGTGGCTTGGGGGGGAAAGCTGTTAGAGTCTGACAGACTTTGCCCGGATACTCTGCAGCCTCCTAACCATACTTCATGATCCTCACAGATGGCACAGGTGCAAAGAGGTGGTGGCAGGGGGGAGAGGGGTCTGCCATTATGTTGTGGGCCTCTCTGACACACCTGGTATATGTTTGCTAttgtggagagggagagacacctATGATGTTTTTTCTGCGTTGTCACTTCCCTCTGCAGAGTCAGGCCTGCAACTTTACAGTTTCTGTACCAGACAGTGATGCAGTGTGTCATAATGGGTGGTGTTGGCTTTCCTCACTCTCCGAAGGATATACTCAGCCCCGTGGGACAAGCTGGGAGACGCTCGGTTGCCAGATAAGTTAGAATACTTGGAATTTGTATTGTTCATAATGCATGCATGTGAgcttgtatgtatatatgtttgcATGTATAAATGTAATAAGAAGTTTAATATTACTATTTAATtaattgtaatatatatatactgcgtCTGGACACTAATATTTACTTGGTTTAATGTTTTTCACAAGTGTCTATGTTGGGGGATGTGGTGGGTGAACCTGGCAACCCAGCCCAGCACAGTATGATGAGCAGCGGTGACTGGGAGTTATGGATTAGCTCACGTTCTTCTCCTCTGAACGCTACacgacctgtgtgtgtctgtgctgtgaagttgtgtttgtgtcgctTTGGTTTCACGAGTCCAACgagtttttactttttgttggGTGACGTGTTGAACCCATGTTGGTCCTCGCCACTAGCGTTAGCCAGGTAATGCTAGCAGACTTGTAGCGGAGGTTACCGCTGTGTTTGCCGTTGCTAGGCCGGTCTTGTGGTCTCGTTGTCGGTTGTCGTTGGCATTAGCTAACGTCGGTTAGCTGACCCGCTGCTGTGCTAGCATCAGTTGGACAGGTTCTGTAAAACGCGTTGGTTATCGACATGTTCCGGCTGGTGAAGTCCCCATAGAGGCTGTCACTTCACAACCTGAACTTCCACCATAGAGTCGTTTACATAGCAGCTTGTAGCTGCAGGTTAACCGGCTAACTTGAGCTAAATTAGGGTGGAGGCATTCAATAGCCAGAGCAGTGTGCTAATGCTGCTGTTCACCACTGTCATGGACATGGAGCTAATTCCTGTTTAATGACTAAGACCAACCTCACCAGTTCTAATGCTATGCTCAGTATCATAGAGAAGTGTTTCAAACCAGGGACATGTTGACCTGCAACACAGGTGTTAGCATCAGGAGAGATGTCAGGGCTAAAGTCTATTCATAGTTTAGCGTTGCTGAGTTTAAGCAGGTTTTCCAGTTTGTATGTAAGAGTGTGTTTTATCGAGGTTGTCATGGAAGGTTGGTACTAAGCATTGCATGTGTCTTCTCCAGCAGATTCTGATGAGGGCATTTCTACAGGCCAACTGTTCCTGACACTGCACTTGGAAGACGTGTGAGCTGCAGATCCTCACCATGTCCAAGAGCAAGAGTCCTGAGACAGTGAAGGTGGTGGTCCGATGTCGCccaatgaatgaaaaagaacaggCAAACAAATTTGAAAGGGTCGTCTCTGTGGATGTGAAACTGGGCCAAATTGTTGTCAGGAACCACAGAGAAGCTTCAGCCAGCGAAAGTCCCAAAGTCTTCACTTTTGATTCAGTCTACGACTGGAACTCCAAACAAATAGATCTGTACGATGAAACCTTCAGGCCACTGGTGGATTCAGTTCTTCTTGGCTTCAATGGGACCATCTTTGCCTATGGGCAGACGGGTACAGGGAAGACGTACACAATGGAGGGGGTGAGAAATGATCCAGAGAAGAGAGGGGTGATCCCTAACTCCTTTGAGCACATCTTCACACACATCTCACGATCCCAGAATCAGCAGTACCTGGTGAGAGCATCATATCTTGAAATTTACCAAGAGGAGGTCAAAGACTTGCTTTCCAAGAACCAAGCCCATCGCCTTGAGCTGAGGGAGAGGCCTGACACGGGCGTTTATGTCAAAGACCTGTCGTCATTCGTCACCAAGAGTGTGCGAGAGATCGAGCATGTCATGAATGTGGGCAACCAGAATCGTTCTGTGGGTTCTacaaacatgaatgaacacaGCTCCCGATCTCACGCCATTTTTGTCATCACTGTTGAGTGCAGTGAGTTGGGTGTGGACGGGGAGAACCATATCAGAGTGGGCAAACTGAACTTGGTCGATTTAGCTGGCAGCGAAAGGCAGGCCAAGACTGGCGCTCAGGGGGAGAGGCTTAAAGAAGCCACAAAGATCAACCTGTCACTTTCTGCTCTGGGGAACGTCATATCAGCTCTGGTGGATGGCAGGAGCAGCCACATCCCATACCGAGATTCAAAACTCACCCGTCTGCTGCAGGACTCCCTGGGGGGCAACGCCTGCACCGTCATGGTTGCCAACATTGGGCCGGCATCctacaacatggaggagacctTGACAACACTGCGCTACTCCAACAGGGCAAAGAACATCAAGAATAAACCACGCATCAATGAGGACCCCAAGGATGCACTACTGAGGGAGTTTCAGGAGGAGATCGCCAGGTTGAAGGGGCAGCTGCAGAAGCgctcagggggaaaaaagaagagtaAGCAAAGGAGGAGAGCTGGGGAAGGGAGCGATGGTGAGGATCtggaaggagagacagaggaggatgatgatgaagatggagatGACAAAGGAGATTACTGgggggagcagcaggagaagctggagagagagaggaaggccATCATGGAGGATCACAGTCTGGTGGCTGAGGAGAAAGTTCGACTGctaaagaagaaggagaagaaaatggaagacttgaggagggagagggaggctggAGAGATGCTTACAGCTAAAGTTAAGGTAGGCAGACTTTTCTAGACAGGGTGTGTTTCTGTCCAGCTAGAATGTTACTGTTGCCTTAACATGACAAATTAGATTTTCATCAGATGCAACAACTACTAGATTCATctaaaatgtacacacacaggccagtggatctgtatgttgtatgttgttcTGCTCGTGAGATGGAATTGCCTTTTATATCCTGTGTGATCTGAAGTGTTCTCATCAATTTATTCTTCCTCATCCAGGCAATGGAGAGTAAGCTTCTGGTTGGGGGGAAGAACATAGTGGATCACACCAATGAGCAACAgaaaatgctgcagcagaggaggcatGAAATCGCTGAACAGGTATGTGAAACATCTGAAAAGTAGTGGTAAACTGTGTGAAGGTCTCAAGTCAACAACAGTGTGATGGCAGGTTACAAGAAGGCCTGCGGTCaaacccagctgacattgggcgagaggtggagtACACCCTGGaaagacacattcacactcacattcacactgacacaaaatT contains:
- the LOC118110428 gene encoding kinesin-like protein KIF3B, with amino-acid sequence MSKSKSPETVKVVVRCRPMNEKEQANKFERVVSVDVKLGQIVVRNHREASASESPKVFTFDSVYDWNSKQIDLYDETFRPLVDSVLLGFNGTIFAYGQTGTGKTYTMEGVRNDPEKRGVIPNSFEHIFTHISRSQNQQYLVRASYLEIYQEEVKDLLSKNQAHRLELRERPDTGVYVKDLSSFVTKSVREIEHVMNVGNQNRSVGSTNMNEHSSRSHAIFVITVECSELGVDGENHIRVGKLNLVDLAGSERQAKTGAQGERLKEATKINLSLSALGNVISALVDGRSSHIPYRDSKLTRLLQDSLGGNACTVMVANIGPASYNMEETLTTLRYSNRAKNIKNKPRINEDPKDALLREFQEEIARLKGQLQKRSGGKKKSKQRRRAGEGSDGEDLEGETEEDDDEDGDDKGDYWGEQQEKLERERKAIMEDHSLVAEEKVRLLKKKEKKMEDLRREREAGEMLTAKVKAMESKLLVGGKNIVDHTNEQQKMLQQRRHEIAEQKHREREMQQQMESRDEETLELKETYTSLQQEVDIKTKKLKKLFAKLQAVKAEIHDIQEAHIRERQELEQTQNELTRDLKLKHLIIENFIPQEERSKIVSRAYIDEEDEHWKMQPITRLEDDQRMRTRPLSAVGYRRPLCHHARVAMMMKPDTRYKAENIQILDMDLPTRTTIDYQEPVIAPTVAAALRDALRDEDEIQVDALGFYSSLGPTPPASAISSLKKPKSGRPRTGKMSSTPTSPFSPSSPGPPLYPQCRGLVPK